From a single Anomaloglossus baeobatrachus isolate aAnoBae1 chromosome 4, aAnoBae1.hap1, whole genome shotgun sequence genomic region:
- the DMTN gene encoding dematin has protein sequence MEKFHKIPLTTPGSVTSSRGSSVPGSPSAITARMDSRVLGYKDLAALPRDKAILDIERPDLMIYEPHFTYTLLENTETLRSRERSLSPKSISPPPSPEVTALWADNKSVVSSSTPPGTRGGTNSPRGGLQHFHCPEISQAEPNLYKKPPIYRQRESALSHRQSDDPIVESSKFPAAKPPDPNQPAKIETDYWPCPPSLAVVESERRYRKESKGDEEGEESEDIRELKERHVVELTKIQSNLGKLILKEEMQKGGTPRRKTRSLPDRTPIYTPIHSGYGRSSLSRLQSAEFHHPDRQRESTGFQNGDGQRTRMDRGNSLPSMLEQKIFPYEMLIVTNRGRQKLPLGVDKTQLERYLSPEDFQRVFSMTLDEFVKMPLWRRNELKRKLLLF, from the exons ATCCCTCTTACAACTCCTGGAAGTGTCACCTCGTCTCGAGGGTCCAGTGTACCAGGCTCCCCCTCCGCTATCACT GCTCGGATGGACAGTCGCGTCCTGGGTTACAAGGACCTCGCTGCTCTCCCACGTGATAAAGCTATACTGGATATAGAGCGTCCAGATCTAATGATTTATGAGCCACATTTCACATACACCCTTCTGGAGAATACAGAGACTCTTCGGAGCCGAGAG CGATCGCTGTCACCCAAGTCAATCTCTCCACCTCCATCACCCGAG GTCACTGCACTCTGGGCAGACAACAAGTCTGTAGTAAGTAGCTCAACTCCACCCGGCACCCGTGGGGGAACCAATTCTCCTAGAGGAGGACTACAGCATTTCCACTGCCCAG AGATTTCTCAGGCTGAGCCAAATCTCTACAAGAAGCCACCAATCTACAGGCAAAGAG AATCGGCGCTTTCCCACAGACAGTCCGATGACCCCATAGTAGAATCCTCTAAATTCCCAGCTGCAAAACCTCCAGACCCAAACCAGCCAGCAAAGATCGAAACCGATTACTGgccatgtcccccatccttggccgTTGTAG AGTCAGAGAGACGATACCGCAAGGAATCCAAAGGAGATGAGGAGGGTGAGGAAAGTGAGGATATCAGAGAACTGAAAGAGCGACACGTAGTGGAACTGACCAAG ATCCAGTCTAATCTAGGAAAACTCATCTTAAAAGAAGAAATGCAAAAGGGAGGGACCCCGAGAAGGAAAACTCGCTCTCTACCAGACCGGACCCCAATCTACACAC CCATTCATTCTGGATATGGAAGAAGCAGCTTATCGAGG CTGCAGTCGGCAGAGTTTCATCACCCTGACCGGCAAAGGGAGAGCACAG GGTTTCAG AACGGTGATGGGCAGAGGACCAGGATGGATCGGGGGAACTCTCTCCCCAGTATGCTGGAGCAGAAG aTATTTCCTTATGAAATGTTAATAGTGACAAATAGGGGGCGCCAGAAACTACCCCTCGGCGTAGATAAGACTCAACTAGAG AGGTATCTCTCTCCCGAGGACTTTCAGCGAGTCTTCTCCATGACATTGGATGAGTTTGTAAAGATGCCGTTGTGGAGAAGAAATGAGCTCAAGCGAAAACTCCTCCTGTTCTAG